A window of Mobula hypostoma chromosome 7, sMobHyp1.1, whole genome shotgun sequence genomic DNA:
AATAAGAAAGAAAATAGCAATGaggtgaaaggtctcagcctgtaacagttattctcctccatagatgctggctgacataatgagttcctccaacattttgtgtgtgttgctctagatatcCAGCTTCAGCACAATCTCCCCAGTTTAAAAAATAACATTCAATTTGTTATGTTATGCAGTGTTCTTTAATTGTACAGTTAGATTAACATCAGGGAAGACTTGGTCTGGTGTTACTTCCCCTCTATGCTCCTTTGAACCAGATCCTCAGTGTGGTGAATGGTTGGATTAGTGTGGATGGTGCAGACCACCAAACGTCCATGGAAGTCCCAGTAGCGGCACATTGTATAAATTGacagattggtttattattgtcacatgtaccgagtgcaatgaaaaacgtgcatactgtttgtacagatcaatcattacaacaatgcattgagATAATACCTCGTAAAACAATAAGTGAGCAtagaataaagtataacagctacagagaaagtgcagcgcaggtaGACAATGTCATGACAAGGTATTGTAGATTGAGTTCAAGGGTCCATCTTAATGTACGAGGGAACCATACAAGCAGcttagaagatgtccttgagacTCGTAGGAcctactttcaggcttttctattCTACCTGTTGGAAGAGGGGAGAACAGAGAACTTCCGGGGTGGATGGGATCTTTGAAATTGCTGTCAACTTTAACACCTCTAACATCAAATTCTCCACCTTCCAGTAATTCCCCCGCTGCAactttcctcttcttccattccccactctggctgcaCTCTGACcacacctcttctcctcacctgcctatcacctcccccgctgcccctccaccttccctttctcccattgtccactctcctctccttcttttccagcattttaccttttctacctattacctccctgctccttacttcatccccacctctccaacccatctggcttcacctatcactttgttgcttgtactcctttctcttcccccaccttttattctggcttctttccccttcttttccggtcctgatgaagggtcttggcccaaaatgtcaacggtttactcattttcatagatgctgcctgacctgctgtgttcctctagtattttgtatgtgttgctttgaatttccagcattggcagaatctcttgtatttccacggagaggaggctggtttctgtgatgtgctgagcagtgTCCATAATTCTCTGCTGTCTCTGGGAGTCATAGGCAGAAAAGTTGCCGtacaagccatgatgcatccagataggatgccttCTACAGAGCATCGATAAAAATCAATCGGGACATGCCGagtttctttagccttctgaggaaatagaggtgctgtgaACTTTCTCGACCATGACAGCAACATAGTTGGACCAGATGATATTCACTCTTGAAATTCTCAACCTCAGCACCGttaatgtaaacaggagcatgtgcttTGCAAACcatgcgccccccccccaccaacttcaTGAAATTAATGACAACCTCTTgtgctttgctgacattgagggaaaggttgatgTCATGTCACCATGTCACCAAGGTCTTTATCTCCTTCATGTACTCCAACTCATTGCTGGTATCATTTCACGCTGGTACCTTCTGCAAACTCGTAGATAAAATtaaaaccacacagtcatgtgttataGGAAACAGAGTTGAGGGCTGAGGATGCAACATTGTGGGACACTAGTgctggtggaggagcaggtagtgttgaggaaacaggcaggcagcaggacttagacagattagaagaatgggcaagggagtggcaaatgaaatacaatgttggaaaatgtatggtcatgctctttagtagtagaaataaatgtgcagactattttttaaacggGGGGAAAATCcataaatctgagatgcaaagggacttgggaggccttgtgcagaacaccctaagagttagcttgcaagttgagttggtggtgaggaaggaaaatacaaTTTTAGTATTCATTACAAGAGCAGAgatgcgatgctgaggctttataaggcactggtgaggcctcactttgagtattgtgaactgttttgggctcctcatctaagaaaagatgtactggcattggagagtgttcagaggaggtacacaaggatgattctgggaatgaaagggttatcatacgaagaacgtttgatggctctgggtctgcagaaggtacaggatcagttcattccaaagaggaagaaagatcctcaGGGgtgtaaggggaggccgtggctgacaagggaagtaatggacagcataaaaataaaagagaagaggtataacatagcaaagacgagtgggaagccggaggattgggaaacttttaaagagcaacagaaggtaactaaaagggcaatacacggagaaaaaatgaggtacgaaggtaaactagccaagaatataaaggaggatagtaaaagcttctttaggtatgtgaaaaggaaaaaaatagttaagaccaaaattgggcccttgaagacagaagcgggtgaatttattatggggaacaaggaaatggcagacgaattgaacaggtactttggatctgtcttcactagggaagacacaaacaatctcccagatgtaatagtggccaaaagacctagggtaatggatgaattgaaggaaatttatatttggcaggaaatggtgttggataggctgttgagtctgaaggctgataagtccccgggacctgatggtctgcatcccagggtacttaaggaggtggctttagaaatcgtggacgcattggtaatcattctccaatgttctatagattcaggatcagttcctgcggattggagggtggctaatgttgtccctctcttcaagaagggaggaagagagaaaacagggaattatagaccagctagcctgacgtcggtggtgggaaagatgctggagtcaattataaaagatgaaattacaacacatctgggtagcagtaacaggattggtccgtgtcagcatggatttacgaaggggaaatcgtgcttgattgATCTTCTGGATTTTTTTGAGcatgtgactatgaaaatggacaagggagagccagtggatgtagtgtacctggactttcagaaagcctttgataaagtcccacataggagattagtgggtaaaattagggcacatggtattgggggcagagtactgacatggattgaaaattggctggctgacagaaaacaaagagtagcgattaacgggtccctttcggaatggcaggcggtgaccagtggggtaccgcagggttcagtgctgggaccgcagctgtttgcaatatatattaatgatttagatgagggaattaaaagtaacattagcaaatttgccgatgacacaaagctgggtggcagtgtgaaatgtgaagaggatgttataagaatgcagggtgacttggacaggctgggtgagtgggcagatgcatggcagatgcagtttaacgtggataaatgtgaggttacccactttggtggtaagaacgggaaggcagattattatccaaatggagtcaagttaggaaaaggggaagcacaatgagatctaggtgttcttgtacaccaGTCACTGGAAGCAAGCatacaagtacagcaggcagtgaaaaaagctaatggcatgctggccttcataacaaggggaattgagtataagagcaaagaggtccttctgcaactgtacagggccctggtgagaccacacctggagtactgtgtgcagttttggtctccaaatttgaggaaggacattcttgctattgagggagtgcagcgtaggttcacaaggttaattcccggaatggcgggactgtcatatatcgaaagattggagcaactgggcttgtatacattgcaatttagaaggctgagaggggatcttattgaaacatataagaatataagggattggacacgctgcaggcaggaagcatgttcccgctgatgggtgagtccagaaccagaggccacagtttaagaattaggggtatgACAttgagaacggagttgaggaaaaactttttcacccagagagtggtggatatatggaatgctctgccccagaaggctgtggaggccaagtctctggatgctttcaaaaaagagatggatagagctcttaaagttagtggaatcaaaggttatggggataaggcaggaattggatactgattgtggatgatcagccatgatcacagtgaatggcggtgctggtttgaagggccaaatggcctactcctgcacctattgtctattgtattcactggaatgtagaaggatgagggaggatctcattgaaacgttttgaatgttgaaagggctagacagagtaaatgaggaaaggatgtttctcttggtgggggaggtctaggacaagagggcacagcttcagaatagaggggtgtccatttaaagccgagatgaggagaaatttctttagccagagggtggtaaatttgtggaatttgttaccacagacagctgtagagcccaggtctttgggtgtatctaaggcagagactgtttggttcttgattggaaacggcatcaagggttacagggaggaggtcggggagtggggctgaggaggggaaaaaggatcagccatgatgaagtggcagagcagacgcgaagggccaaatggctcaatgctgctctgatgtcttacggtcttatagaaACTCCATTCCAGAGTTACGCAGCCTGATCACTTAGCTACCTTTTCTGGTGGCTGCGTAAAGGGGTTCCTTTAAGAACACCTTGATCACATATTTTCCTGAATACAGCCAGCCTGCAACCTGCGATATTCAAGGCAAGCCAATCTTGTGAACAAACATTTAGTACCTATATATGCAAATGGAAAGGCACAATGGCAATCTTTTTCATCCTTTGCCAATATGCTGGGAAGCACACCTCCAATATTGTTTGCACCTGTCCACTCACTACTTCCAAGATATTCCATTTGTTTTACACATCAACCATTTTCTAGGCCTTGACAGCTTTTTGTTTAATATGCACATGTGCCGTCGGGGAAATCTGTTTCCCTCTGTCCGCGCTATGACTCCCTTGTCATCAAAGGCTTTCATCACAATCTTAACTAGAAAAGAAAAACTTCTCCAGGAATCTGATTGGAAGTCTGATCAGAAGAAAGGTAAATCTGGATAAAGGTAATAAGTCATCTAAAATAGCTATTACACTGAGACTAATAAGTTATAATGGGATCTTTCTAAGAATGCTTTGACTAGTATGCAATGTTTGTTATACAGCACTACTCCACAAGAGGATATCATTCTACAAGTAGCAAATTCAACAGTCCATATGAGGTTCCCTGAAAATAATGAAAGACATTATTTTCAAGTATGCTATtgatgaaaataaagaaatttcgAAGCAAAGGCATACTATTGTACCCAATTGCCAGAAAACCATCAGGAAGGGCAGGAGATCATGTCGAATTCCCAGCAGAGAATGGAGAAGGCAGGGGTTTATGTTGAATTCCCAGCAGAGAATGGAGAGGGCAGGGGTTCATGCCGAATTCCCAGCAGAGAATGGAGAGGCCAGGGGTCATGTCTAGTTCCTAGCACAGCAGCATAGTCAGTAATACATCTGTCTGTATTCTGTATATTACTATAGGGATCAGTTTTAGAGCTGATTCCTTTAGCTCTCTCATCTCTGCTTGCTGTGTGAAGTACTAACCTTCTGTCTATTGTGTACAAGAGCGATGTATTATTCACTAGTTAGAGAACGGCTGGATCCATTGCATGGAAAATATGGGTGTGTGGTTCAAATTTTTCAGCTATTCATAAATGGAGTACAGgaacattttttttttcaatttattaATGCACTTAATACTACAAATATTTAATgcctgaaaaaaaaatgaaatacagaTGAACCTACGATCATTATTTACTATTCACCTATGTAATCATGCAGTAAAATATAAGTTTTACTTTCAAACTTGTTTTGCCATAATTGATGCAAACAGCAGGCCAAATTATTTAGTTATAAGATCCTGCTTTCCAGCTCTGTTCAGTTCACAACCTGTTGCATGTTTAAATCTGTACCACTTCTAtgataaaaagaaaaatctttcagTGTTCTTTCATCAGAATTTTTATCCTTTGCTGAGACAAGGTGCACCATTACATTTTGGTCATTGAAGTACAGAGATATTTCATATTGTTTATTTCATCAGTGCcttccaataaaattaaaataataatttttcaCTTGTCCCGGTGGACTCATGCAAACTTCCTTTGAATTCACAAATATTTCATAAACTGATTTTAATAATTTGTCTCAATTATCAAGCTCATACCATCGTGGGCAATTGGCACCATAGCAAGTGAGAGCCTGGTTATTTTGTTTTAATGCAGCTGCAGTCAAGGTTGCTATGAGATTGTTTCCTGGCCTATCTCCTCTTACAGATCTTTCCCACATTCAGGGCAAAGGATGTCATCGCGTTCTGTGAGGAAGCCACGGCCCACCAGGGATATGGAGCATTTCTTACAGTTGAAACAATCATTATGCCACTGACGTTCCTCAAATGAGATGTACTTGCTTCCCCCAAGACCTAAAAGAAAATTGTAAGGAGAAGGTAAACAGATGTTAATGAACACATCATAAAcatcagaaagtctgcagatgctggaaatccaaagcaacacacacaaaatgctggaggaactcagctggtcaggcggcatctatggaaatgaatagatagtcgaagtttcaggccaagacttcaGAATTGACTCATTTCGGAAGAACGGTCTCAgtttgaaacatcaactattccacagatgctgagtttctccagcatttagtatgtgtgttgcttttgacaTACACATAGAGTGTCTTAGCAAGCAATGGGGAGAATTGTTGCTGGGAAACTCCAATAAATAGCTGAAACACATGAGAATTAGAGCTATCCTGCCTAGTTATTTATCAGAAACCTAATACCCTTAGTGCTGTTTCCGAAATGGTCCTGTCTTACTTGTTCAGGTTAAATTAAACATTGCAACCTCCAAATGCTGGTCTACTCTGAACTTCAAATCAAAACTCAGTTTATTACAAATGTCATCTATTTTccttccattgtatttcttgacACATCTCCATCATTACtgaaattcctattcacatattTTTCAACACAGGGCTCAAAGGTTTCATTGTCTCTCAGGTCAATGAATTAGGTTATGGACATCCCACTTTATTCTAAATCCTACCTGTGCGTTCCCCTGATATATTTTTCATTTGTCACTGTCCATGACAAGTTGATCACCATATGGAGACTATACTTTGCCTCTTGTCCAACTTGATCGCTTTACTTCCGTTGTTTTGTTTCACCTTTTTTTATTTACAGGTCAGATAATGAGATGTAATGTCTGCAATTAGTGTGACTTTTCAATAAAGATCAATGACTTTATGACAGATTTATTGCAAAACTTGAGCTAAATTATTTTGCCTTAGCGACTGCAGAAATAAAGAGTGACATCAAACTGAGAGAAAGGTAATATGAAGCTTATGGAAGTGGCAGATACAATTCAAATTGCAGAATGGGGGCAATTAACACTTTTAACAACTGGACGCTAATTTTGAATGCAGATAACCAACAAACCCTTTCCAATGAAAATCGAATGACTTCATCAATAGATGAAACAACACACTCTGTCAAATTACTACCCAAACAAGAAAGTAAAGTTTTCAACCCAAATTCTGCAGTATTCTAATCTGGTCTAAGCATTTCCCAGCTCCTGCTGTCAAGTGAACATGTCTTGCCAGGTTGCCAGTACGAAGGATCCACTGACCAACTGGCGATAATTTGCTCCTTTCACAACCTGCTCTTATTGAAGAACTTACCCACAATTGGATTGGTACAGCCAGCACACTTTTTGGCATAGAGATGACTGAAGCAATCCAGGCAGTAGGCACATTCATCTCGTGAGGTGAATTGCTGTCCACTCAGTGGTTTCTTACATCCTGTACACAGAAAACACTCTTTGTGCCAAGGCTGATCACGGTAAGTGACCCCTCCTGTGGTAATTGCCTGGTTACCAAGATAAAATATAGAATATTAGTTATTTCATTTTGAATGATTATACAATAACAGATCTTTAATTATAATGTTGAATCTATGGTAAAGAGAGGTAAAATCAGACAATTTCCTACTTTTATGAGTAAGAATTTACTTATGTACCAGAAGATATAGTCACTTTAATAAACAGATATTTCATTAATATAACTAGAGCACTGACTTACTTTAGTGATGTCTTAGCATTGTTGGAAAAAATATGTAAGATGCTATTTAAGTGACATTTATTTGTGAAAATAACTTTGAAAATGAGTAAATATTCTCATAACATTAAAGCTTCTGGTCGTGTTTCCATAGAAGCAAAGGAGTTAGCCAATCATTTGATTAATTACATGGCTTCTTTACCAACCAAAGAAATAGCTTTAAATCCTTACAGCCAATAAACCCCTGACAGTTCTCCATGGCTGATCATCATCTGGCTTTGCAGCAATTCAGCTCAAGTCACACATAGGTCTATGAGAAAGTCAATTGTGTGTACTGACGGTGAAGTCAACTTTgtttttcaaaaatatattttattcataaAGGTTGTAAACATAAAATATAGTACATTTGTTTATTACCATTCACTGAACTAGATAATAAAGGTAGATAACACCTTAATGTTAATATAAAGAAATACttgggttccttaaggttgctatagccagggatggtaatggggataagctcccactacctattaaatgctcccaatggcgtgtgcctcaaatagcttctgacaaccaagtccagctcctggccttcatgtgtggcttaactactaagcccagcagaactgctTCTACTGaagggagaaagggcaaaggcgggttactggtgccttaaaaccagttgctccagCCAAGTGGgacttatcagccatggttggcagctcatccaggagaaggaaaactctgatctcaaacctccactgccttgcagctataccaactcatgaggaaggcttcaggagtaaaccctgagggaaaaatctggagctggagtctctaagttcaatgctgactggcaattcctgcgacacttctggtaccaaactgtatctgtctctgccgttcctctgggctcatcagatgcatggagagggggagcttgctacattggcaacagcttgttctccgcatcgtactgcccaggcctgcatATCTAATCAGCTAGAATGTGATACCCATGGTCAACTGTGACCAACAGAGACCTCACCCAGTCACACTTAAATTAACGATGTCAAAGGATGTTACCTTGTTCAGGACTAGGATATCAAACCACAAGAAAGTGATGCTCAGGTGGTTACATGTTCTGCTGATTTGATACCTACATTTCAATAAATTCTCTACACCAACTTAGTTTTATCAAAGAGAACAgagatgcaagagactgcagatgctggaatcggaAGCAGcagcaaggtgctggaggaattcaacagatcAGCTGGTATCTTTCAGGATACCTGGACTgagccaaaatgtcaactatccatttctatctatagatgctgccttatccACTGAGTTCTTATAGCATCTCGTTTGTTGGTCTCTTTGATCATACTTAGAGACAGTTATTATTGCTTCATGACTTTTTGATCAATGTTCTCCTAAATATTATTCTGTTAACTTCATTTTACTGGCATTCCATCGTCTTACCCTACCTCATGCCTTCAGCTTCCTTCCCTCGGCTGAATTGAAAGCAGGGAGAGTTCCTGTTCATGATTACTGTGTAGGAGCTCACTGGAAAGTTCAAATATGTATAATGAAAGGGATCAGTCTTAGAATATGCATACTGTGGAATATGTGcagtgatgttgcctggattacaaCATATCAGTTATGAAAGAAATCAGGTTAATTTTCCTTAGAGTAGGGGAGACAGGGGGGTTACCTGAtagtacaaagttatgagggtatTAGATAGTGAAGATAGTAAGAGTATCGTAGCACCTTGAGTTGAGTAAAATGAGGGCAGAGGTGTAAAGTGAAAGCTTTAGTTGAGATCTGAAGGGGGATTTTTTTTCCACTCACAGTGGTTCAAATCTGGAACACATTGTCTGAGGAGGTTGTCGAGACAGGGACTCACACAACATTTATGAAACATCTAGATAGGTGCTTGAATCACCAGCCATAAAAGGTATGGACTAAATGTTGATTTAAAAAATGGTAGGGATGGACATGATCGGCTGAAGGgctagtttctgtgctgtgctctaTAAAAGGACAATATTGTGACTCCACACACCTATACAAAATCAAAAGAATACAAGTTCTAGATATCTGAAATGGAAGCAGGCTAGTTAGCAGTTGTGCAGAGAGCGACAGAATTAATCATTCAGATTGATGATGTTTTGTcagaaaagtaaaatggttgaagaagacagagaaataaaatatatCAGGATTGATTAATTATCAGACATTTGAAAGAAAGGAATAGGAATTTGAGCAATTAATCTCCAGACTGGTGGCAAATACATTCAATAGGTATAAAGGTGGTGAGTACTGGAGAAAGAGATCTATGAAGATGGTTAGAACCTAGCATGTTTGTTGTTTTATCATATTTTACCTTGTCAGATATGTGGCCAATCTACAAAAGTGAAACAGAAGACATTACCTTGGGTTTTTCAGCATGCACAATCCACTTTGCTTTTTCAAAAAGATGCAGAAAGATTCCAAGCAAAGTTTTCTAGCTATCGGTaaccaaaacaaaacacacacaaaaaaaatgtggttgctgtaaatctgaaataaatggtGGAGATACTtgttaggtcaggcagcatcaacagagaGAAAACTGCAATTAGTGATTCAGGTTGAAAGCAATAAATAATTCAGGTCATCAAACTGAACCATTaactattcctctccatggatgcagtTGACTTAATTGATATCTCCAGTATTTTGAAAATGCTGAAGATACTCAGGATTTTCAGCTCCCTATATATTGAATCACTTCAGGGTCAGACAGTGGTACAACTTCAGCAATATGGTTTTAATACTGTGTTTGGGTGCTATCCGTATGGAGTTTttcattctccctatgactgtgtagCTTGTTAAGGGTGATCCATTTCCCTcatgcatcccaaagaagtgtaggttggtgggttaattgaaaCTGTTAATTACCTCTGAGTGGGCATGAGTGTGTGAGGAGTTGAAGGGTATATGGAGTTTAAAATAGGATTTGGGTAAGTGGGTGCTGGATGGTCAGTGGGtaagggtctgttctgtgctctatgactctacaactctttGACTCTGTGATCTCGCTCACCTTCTTGCACTGCACACAGTGCATGGCAAACTGTTTTTCATAACACGGCACACAATAGTtttgatcattcttgtgaatgaaGCTTTTTGTGCCCATTGGCTGTTGACAGTGATGACAAATGAAACAAGCCTCATGCCAGCTATTCCCCTTATGTTCCATCTTGCGAGTGCCTATATTTTTTTTGAGAGATGATGCAAAACAAATATTCAGTTGACACATCTTGCTTTCCCACCATCTAATTCTAAAACAGTAAAGAATTTGCTATTGTTCCTCCTATACCGGCCCAACGGAGCATGCTGTACAAGCAATTGAATATCAAGCAATTAAAACATACCTACTAACTTGAATCTTCTCAGAATACATTGGCTTATGACATTAAACTACGAAATCATAATTATTCTTTACAATCTGTTTGGCAATACAAAGATTTACCCAACAAAGATGAACTTTAATTATATGTTAAGTGAAGGAGATAATTCAACTAATGCATAACTTTCTTGTCTATCTTTAgcttaaactttgaattttatcACATTTTATGCTTTGAAAAAAattttttctttcctaatgactttggTGCAGGCAATAATGAAAACTGTCTTCTCCTGACCGTCAAGCAGCCAAACATGTGTGTGCTGTTTTTAGCTCAActatttagagaaaaaacagtcaTCAGCCTTCTTAATCTGTTTTGTGGCCTTAGAGGTTTTTAATAAATAAATGTAGAGTCACGAAGAAACCACTGTAGGCCAAGTTGTCAGTCTGACATCAATTTTAAGGCAATCAAGAGATAAGAGACATTCAGAGAAACTTCAAAGCAGCGCGATCTAATTGGATGGAGAAGTATCGGACcaaggaagcagtagaggctacctcattaaatatatttaagacactgctagatagatttttgtatagttggagaattaagggttatcaGGAAAAAGCagatacagtgccttgtaaaagtattcagccctcaaccctttgttcacataaatgagtattacaaccagggactttgaacaatttaactgagaatttttatttgtgaattacaTGCTCTTTTTTTTTCAGAGTAGAGCCtaaaaaaattgtaaagcatgagaaactaaaaatttaaaaaactgcaatgtcagcattcaaaaATATTCATCCTCCTTTCCTCAGTACTTAagtgaaccacctctcacagttAAAACAGCCAATAGTCTTTTTCAATAAGTCCCTGAACTTTCTACAACATGATAgaacaagatttgcccattcctccttgctcaagctgtgctgggttagttggggagcagcagtggacagcaTTCTTGAAGTCTTGCCAGAGCTGTTTGATCAgataaggtcaggactctgactgcaCCACTCAAGGACATCCGTTTTCTTCACCTGAAGCCTGCTATTGTGGACACtctgtgcaatactgtgcaaaactaccatcacttcttatctggacgGTATGAATGTGTACCCATTACTCtataatattacagtaattcttGCACTCATTGTGAACCTGGAAAACTTGTAATCATTAACTTGTTcaccttgtacatcttatttttaaggtaaattttaaaattctttcttacttctcttttaatatttgtatatctttgTACTTGTcatgctgtaatttcctttgggatcaataaagtatctatctacagtgcctataaaaaatattcctcccccccccccagaaattttcatgttttattgttttacagcattgaatcacaatggacttaatatggcttttttgacactgatcaacacaaAAAGACTCTTGCGTGTCAAGGTGAAAAGAGACCActtcaaagtgatctaaattaattacaaatataaaacacaaaataattggttacataagtattcacccccttcaagtcagtatttagtagatgcatttTGGCAACaactacagccttgagtctgtgtggataggtctctatttactttgcacatctggacactgcaattttccccatttttctttataaaactgcacaaactctgtcagattgcatggggatcatgagtgaatggtgcttttcaagtccagccacaaattctcaattggattgaggcctggactctgacttggccagtgcagggcattaactttgttgtttatatGCCATCCCtatgcagctttggctttatgcttgaggtcatt
This region includes:
- the LOC134349550 gene encoding four and a half LIM domains protein 2-like isoform X1 codes for the protein MTEHFDCHYCKESLFGKQYILQEENPYCVKCYESLYCNTCEECKKPIGCDNKDLSYKDRHWHEACFNCFLCKQSLVDKPFAAKDEQLFCTECYTNEYSSKCQECKKAIIPGTRKMEHKGNSWHEACFICHHCQQPMGTKSFIHKNDQNYCVPCYEKQFAMHCVQCKKAITTGGVTYRDQPWHKECFLCTGCKKPLSGQQFTSRDECAYCLDCFSHLYAKKCAGCTNPIVGLGGSKYISFEERQWHNDCFNCKKCSISLVGRGFLTERDDILCPECGKDL
- the LOC134349550 gene encoding four and a half LIM domains protein 2-like isoform X2 gives rise to the protein MEHKGNSWHEACFICHHCQQPMGTKSFIHKNDQNYCVPCYEKQFAMHCVQCKKAITTGGVTYRDQPWHKECFLCTGCKKPLSGQQFTSRDECAYCLDCFSHLYAKKCAGCTNPIVGLGGSKYISFEERQWHNDCFNCKKCSISLVGRGFLTERDDILCPECGKDL